From one Flavobacterium kingsejongi genomic stretch:
- a CDS encoding SusC/RagA family TonB-linked outer membrane protein yields MRSKFKWIASLILALMVQISFAQQKVVTGVVTDGTLPLPGVNVLIKGSIRATQTDFDGKYSIKAQEGDILVFSFIGMKEATVKVGSSATINHAMDSDRNELDAVVVTAFGIKKSAKAVAYAVQEVKGADLNRASNNSLSGALQGKLAGVQITPSSGAPGASSQINIRGARSFTGNNTPLYVIDGMPVASTADYNTGNSVTGADVANRAVDIDPNDIESISVLKGQAAAALYGLRASNGVIVITTKSGKGLAKGGKPVISYATSVSFETISKKPTLQNEYAQGAQGQFNPYSSTSWGPKISELPNDPTYGGNVSNSFNGGVLRPGMYYVPQRASAGLDPWVKPSAPNNIDDYFRVGHTINNSVNLSQATEKTNYSFGFGNATQEGFMPGTAMKRYTLKAVVDTKLNDQWSTGFSANYVQTKINKASSGNDSPLPGVFAAPRSYDLKGNGSASATNPYEQVFFRKNVFNNPYWAAEHNEFSEKTNRFYGNANIQYKPVISADGDKRLAFKYQAGIDSYTTNYRDVYEFGHQHDLTGGSSRINLYGVTTDVINSLLTVNYSMDITEDLKFDALVGNEYNHENSKRYNDEGSALNFGGWQTIENARTVTSQETRRQYRTVGFFGNAGFSYKDMIFLNGTIRKDIVSSMPRGNRSFVYPSVSLGIVLTEIEGLKDNSILSFAKIRGAIAEVGQAGDYYKDYYRRPSYGGGFWSGVPVQYPLGDTSSFIPNSVLYDPNLKPQNTKSYEVGVDLKFFNNRIGIDYAFSRQNVTDQIFAVPLAGSTGASSFVTNGGKLHTIAHEVMFFANPVKTTDFDWNFNVNFSKADSYVDELADGVDNITLGGFVTPQIRVSKGDRFPVIYGTSFVRDEHNNIIVDANGMPLLGEEKVLGEVMPKFVLGGSTQFTYKRVSVGATFEWKNGGKMYSGTNNLLSYYGVDSSTGDRDLPYVFPGVKEDGSKNDVIVQGSTDRLRLEDRLNGITENSVYDASFVKLREVTIGYSFPKLMKEMVDLRISAFARNILLWSKLPNLDPESSQGNNNMAGGFEQWSIPQAKSMGFSLNVSF; encoded by the coding sequence ATGAGGTCAAAATTCAAATGGATCGCTTCGCTAATTTTAGCATTAATGGTTCAGATTTCTTTTGCACAGCAAAAAGTAGTTACGGGGGTAGTTACAGATGGCACTTTGCCATTGCCAGGTGTGAATGTATTAATTAAGGGTAGTATCAGAGCTACACAGACAGACTTTGATGGTAAATATTCCATCAAGGCACAGGAAGGGGACATATTGGTTTTCTCTTTTATTGGAATGAAAGAAGCAACCGTAAAAGTAGGGTCTTCCGCGACAATCAACCATGCTATGGATTCCGACAGGAATGAATTGGATGCTGTAGTGGTTACTGCATTTGGAATAAAGAAAAGTGCCAAAGCAGTAGCTTATGCTGTACAGGAAGTGAAAGGGGCCGACTTAAACAGGGCGTCCAATAACAGCTTGTCCGGGGCTTTACAAGGAAAATTAGCCGGGGTCCAAATCACGCCTTCCAGCGGGGCACCGGGAGCTTCATCACAGATTAACATTCGTGGTGCGCGGTCATTTACAGGGAATAATACCCCTTTATATGTAATCGATGGAATGCCCGTTGCTTCAACAGCAGACTATAATACCGGGAATAGTGTTACCGGTGCCGATGTAGCTAATAGAGCTGTCGATATCGACCCTAATGATATCGAAAGTATCTCAGTACTTAAGGGTCAGGCAGCAGCAGCTTTATACGGATTACGTGCTTCAAATGGAGTTATCGTAATTACAACCAAAAGTGGAAAAGGCCTGGCAAAAGGAGGAAAGCCCGTTATCAGTTATGCTACTTCTGTAAGCTTTGAGACGATCTCTAAGAAACCGACATTGCAGAATGAATATGCACAGGGAGCACAAGGCCAGTTTAATCCTTATTCGTCCACCAGTTGGGGACCTAAGATCTCCGAACTGCCAAATGATCCTACCTATGGGGGGAATGTCTCAAATTCTTTCAATGGTGGAGTATTGCGTCCGGGAATGTACTATGTGCCACAAAGGGCAAGTGCCGGACTGGATCCATGGGTGAAACCATCAGCACCAAATAATATAGATGATTATTTTAGGGTAGGGCATACTATTAATAATTCCGTAAACCTAAGCCAGGCTACTGAAAAAACCAATTACTCTTTTGGATTCGGTAATGCCACACAGGAAGGATTTATGCCGGGTACTGCAATGAAGCGTTACACGCTGAAAGCAGTGGTGGATACCAAGCTAAATGACCAATGGTCTACTGGTTTTTCTGCCAATTATGTACAGACTAAAATTAATAAAGCCTCTTCTGGAAATGATTCTCCTTTACCTGGAGTTTTCGCTGCACCGCGGAGTTATGACCTGAAAGGGAATGGTTCAGCATCTGCTACCAATCCGTATGAGCAGGTGTTTTTTAGAAAGAATGTATTCAATAATCCATATTGGGCGGCAGAACACAATGAGTTCAGTGAAAAAACAAACCGTTTTTATGGTAATGCCAACATTCAGTACAAACCGGTTATTAGTGCCGATGGCGATAAAAGGTTAGCGTTTAAATACCAGGCCGGTATCGATTCCTATACGACAAATTACAGGGATGTTTACGAATTTGGACACCAGCATGATCTTACCGGTGGTTCCAGCCGTATTAATTTATATGGCGTTACTACCGATGTAATCAATTCCTTACTGACAGTGAATTATAGTATGGACATCACCGAAGATTTGAAATTTGATGCTTTGGTGGGGAATGAGTACAATCATGAAAATAGCAAACGTTACAATGATGAAGGTTCAGCACTTAATTTTGGAGGCTGGCAAACCATTGAAAATGCACGAACAGTAACTTCGCAGGAAACCAGAAGGCAATACCGCACAGTGGGCTTTTTTGGAAATGCTGGTTTTTCCTATAAAGACATGATTTTCTTGAATGGAACCATCCGTAAAGATATTGTATCGAGCATGCCAAGAGGGAATCGCTCTTTTGTGTATCCATCCGTATCCTTAGGGATTGTGCTGACAGAGATCGAAGGATTAAAAGATAATTCCATACTTTCCTTTGCGAAAATTAGAGGTGCTATAGCTGAAGTAGGCCAGGCAGGTGATTATTATAAAGACTACTACAGAAGACCGAGTTATGGCGGTGGATTCTGGTCGGGAGTTCCGGTACAATATCCATTAGGAGATACAAGTTCTTTTATACCGAATTCAGTATTGTATGATCCAAACCTGAAACCACAAAATACAAAATCGTATGAAGTGGGAGTAGACCTGAAGTTCTTCAATAACAGGATCGGTATTGATTATGCTTTTTCAAGACAAAATGTAACCGATCAGATTTTTGCCGTGCCATTGGCAGGTTCAACAGGGGCTTCCTCTTTTGTAACGAATGGTGGAAAACTACACACTATTGCACATGAAGTAATGTTCTTTGCCAATCCGGTGAAAACAACAGATTTTGACTGGAACTTTAATGTGAATTTCTCCAAAGCAGATTCTTATGTGGATGAATTGGCAGATGGTGTGGATAATATTACCCTGGGTGGTTTTGTTACGCCTCAGATCCGTGTAAGTAAAGGAGACCGTTTCCCGGTAATTTACGGAACCAGTTTTGTCAGGGATGAGCATAACAATATTATAGTAGATGCTAACGGAATGCCGCTTTTAGGAGAGGAAAAAGTGTTAGGGGAAGTGATGCCTAAATTTGTATTGGGTGGTTCTACACAATTTACCTACAAGAGAGTATCTGTTGGAGCGACGTTCGAATGGAAAAATGGTGGAAAAATGTACAGTGGAACCAATAACCTGCTGAGTTACTATGGTGTGGATTCCAGTACAGGAGACCGTGACTTGCCTTATGTTTTTCCAGGAGTAAAAGAAGATGGTTCTAAAAATGATGTCATTGTCCAGGGATCAACAGACCGGTTACGACTGGAAGACCGACTGAATGGTATTACCGAAAACAGTGTGTATGATGCAAGTTTTGTGAAATTGAGAGAAGTTACGATCGGCTATAGCTTTCCAAAACTAATGAAAGAGATGGTAGATCTTAGGATTTCAGCTTTTGCCAGAAATATTCTGTTATGGTCTAAATTACCAAACCTTGATCCGGAATCATCACAGGGAAACAACAATATGGCTGGAGGATTTGAACAATGGTCAATCCCACAGGCAAAAAGTATGGGTTTCAGTTTAAATGTTTCCTTTTAA
- a CDS encoding S8 family serine peptidase — translation MKKNILLLLLFPGFVFAQNNEQRSKIIAAYNEGNIKKLKSKVELFQQEQAKMIANYKSQFKVVDSEQKSLQRIFNGEPVFFTIGNAGASRTISANKLYPGGGLNLNITGSGMVAGVWDGADVRTTHQEFVDKVTITDGFTATLSDHSTHVTGTILATGISPDRRGIAYNASARTNNWTNDVSEMIGFAQGGYLVSNHSYGYQAETLANWRFGKYDDTSATMDEIMHTFPYYLIVSAAGNDRATTSISQVTAKNGYDLLTGMGTSKNGLTVAAVSNVDNYVSANSVIVSNFTNFGPTDDGRIKPDISAKGVNVNSTISTSDTSYGTMSGTSMATPGITGLVVLLQDYYNTVNSHFMKAATVRGLICHTAKEAGAGKGPDYRMGWGLADGEKAALLIRDNGTGTFIDERNLLNNETFTKVITINQAQDIEVSITWTDPEGQVNNNTPDDRTARLVNNLDLKITNNGTTYYPWKLNPLLPVSKATQNSDNDVDNIEKVHIYNAQPGTYTIQVTHKGTLAGGSQEYSMIGNVSGGTLGINDVSADKSIFIYPNPANDRLNFTLPQNLILSDVIVYDITGKVVVNKLNAEAKQIDVSQLGSGVYFVKFISEDKSITKKFVKK, via the coding sequence ATGAAAAAAAATATTTTATTACTATTGTTATTTCCTGGCTTTGTGTTTGCTCAAAATAATGAGCAACGTAGCAAAATCATTGCTGCCTATAATGAAGGAAATATTAAAAAACTTAAATCCAAGGTTGAGTTATTTCAACAGGAGCAGGCAAAAATGATTGCAAATTATAAGAGTCAGTTTAAAGTTGTTGACTCTGAGCAAAAATCGTTACAGCGTATCTTTAATGGTGAGCCTGTTTTTTTTACTATTGGTAACGCTGGTGCCTCACGCACAATTAGCGCTAATAAGTTGTATCCCGGTGGAGGATTAAATCTTAATATAACCGGTTCAGGTATGGTTGCTGGTGTATGGGATGGTGCAGACGTACGGACAACCCATCAGGAATTTGTTGATAAAGTTACTATCACCGATGGTTTTACCGCTACATTAAGTGATCATTCTACGCATGTAACTGGAACCATTTTGGCTACTGGTATTAGTCCTGACAGAAGAGGTATTGCTTACAATGCTTCTGCCAGAACAAATAACTGGACTAATGATGTTTCGGAAATGATAGGATTTGCTCAAGGAGGATATTTGGTCTCAAATCATTCTTATGGATACCAAGCGGAAACATTGGCAAATTGGAGGTTTGGAAAATATGATGATACTTCCGCTACAATGGATGAGATTATGCATACTTTTCCATATTATTTAATTGTGTCTGCAGCCGGAAATGATAGAGCAACTACGTCAATAAGTCAAGTTACTGCCAAAAACGGTTATGATTTATTAACGGGTATGGGGACTAGCAAAAATGGTTTAACTGTTGCTGCAGTTTCAAATGTGGATAATTATGTAAGCGCGAACAGTGTTATAGTATCTAATTTTACAAATTTTGGACCTACAGATGATGGGCGTATTAAACCAGATATTTCAGCAAAAGGTGTTAATGTGAATTCTACTATCAGTACTTCTGATACTTCATATGGTACAATGAGCGGAACTTCTATGGCTACGCCTGGAATTACAGGATTAGTGGTATTGTTGCAGGATTATTATAATACTGTAAATTCACATTTTATGAAAGCAGCAACAGTAAGGGGTTTAATCTGTCATACTGCTAAAGAAGCAGGTGCGGGAAAAGGTCCTGATTATAGAATGGGTTGGGGTTTAGCCGATGGAGAAAAAGCAGCTCTCCTTATTCGTGATAATGGAACCGGTACTTTTATTGATGAAAGAAATTTACTGAATAATGAAACTTTTACGAAAGTAATCACGATCAATCAGGCTCAGGATATTGAAGTTTCTATTACATGGACCGATCCGGAGGGGCAGGTAAATAATAATACACCAGATGATAGAACAGCAAGATTGGTAAATAATTTAGATTTAAAAATAACGAATAACGGTACAACATATTACCCTTGGAAATTAAATCCATTATTACCCGTTAGTAAAGCTACTCAGAATTCAGACAATGATGTTGATAATATCGAAAAAGTTCATATTTATAATGCGCAACCTGGAACATATACTATTCAGGTAACTCATAAAGGAACTTTGGCAGGAGGATCTCAGGAATATTCTATGATCGGAAATGTTTCAGGTGGAACATTGGGAATCAATGATGTGTCGGCAGATAAATCAATATTTATTTATCCTAATCCAGCAAATGATAGATTAAATTTTACATTACCTCAGAATCTTATTTTATCAGATGTAATTGTATACGATATTACAGGAAAAGTAGTCGTGAACAAATTGAATGCTGAAGCAAAACAAATCGATGTTTCGCAATTAGGAAGTGGTGTTTACTTCGTGAAATTTATTTCTGAAGATAAATCAATAACTAAGAAATTCGTTAAGAAATAG
- a CDS encoding RagB/SusD family nutrient uptake outer membrane protein, which produces MKKIKICLLLLVGIFASSCDDALDITQPGQTSPEATFTSIQGLELNLAGVYGRLNYENTISFSTVFTDEVGLGVSNGGQGINDGSYSYVLNTGSDGPNSIWSSYYSCINNCNRLLIGAQSVPINSDDDQEKFDHILAQAKAIRAFAYFQLLSYFSTDLADDSALGVMLFEDAPVYGSPTIPRSTNGEVFALINSDLDFAVDNLDETLYSSGDNTAFFISNNFINAFRARMAAFREDYVTAEMYADQVMGTVGLSSYTEYPAIWNDSQNGEVIFKLSRSINDAKVGSIWASVNASVTGSPFFEIGRSLFNLYDAARDIRYKVVMHPSGQPAQDYQNTPNYRADDILPVGKYTRTENTNLLADIKVFRVSEMYFIKAEARAAAGDYAGAAAVLYEVMEARYNPNSAPPTLPVFANAQQAWAGILQERRKELAFEGHRYVDLKRLAVKAGVTIDRDPKDCEFNNSCTFSNTDHRWTLPVPTTELTANPQIRGQQNPGY; this is translated from the coding sequence ATGAAAAAAATAAAAATTTGTTTATTATTATTGGTAGGAATCTTTGCTTCCTCCTGTGATGATGCACTGGATATTACACAACCAGGGCAAACAAGTCCTGAGGCAACATTTACCTCAATACAAGGTTTAGAATTGAATCTTGCAGGAGTATATGGAAGATTAAATTATGAAAACACGATTTCCTTTTCTACAGTTTTTACTGACGAAGTTGGATTGGGTGTAAGTAATGGTGGCCAAGGAATCAATGATGGTAGTTATTCTTATGTATTAAATACAGGATCAGACGGACCTAACTCTATTTGGTCTTCTTATTATAGCTGTATCAATAATTGCAACCGTTTATTAATTGGAGCACAAAGTGTTCCAATTAACTCTGATGATGATCAAGAAAAATTTGATCATATCTTAGCTCAGGCTAAGGCAATCAGAGCTTTTGCTTATTTTCAATTGTTGTCTTATTTTTCTACTGATTTAGCAGATGATTCTGCTTTAGGAGTAATGCTTTTCGAAGATGCACCAGTATACGGTTCACCTACAATTCCAAGAAGTACTAATGGTGAAGTTTTTGCTCTGATCAATTCAGATTTAGATTTTGCTGTTGATAACCTTGATGAAACATTATATTCTTCAGGAGACAATACTGCTTTCTTTATTTCTAATAATTTTATCAATGCTTTTAGAGCAAGGATGGCTGCTTTTAGAGAGGATTATGTTACTGCAGAAATGTATGCTGATCAAGTAATGGGTACAGTTGGGCTTTCTTCTTATACAGAGTATCCTGCGATATGGAATGATAGCCAAAATGGAGAAGTTATTTTTAAATTATCTCGTTCAATAAATGATGCTAAAGTAGGTAGTATCTGGGCAAGTGTAAATGCTTCTGTGACAGGTTCACCGTTTTTTGAAATTGGACGTTCTCTATTTAATTTATATGATGCAGCGAGAGATATTCGTTATAAAGTTGTAATGCACCCTTCTGGTCAGCCAGCTCAGGATTATCAAAATACTCCAAATTATAGAGCAGATGATATTCTTCCGGTTGGTAAATATACACGTACAGAAAATACCAATTTATTAGCAGATATTAAAGTATTCCGTGTTTCTGAGATGTATTTCATCAAAGCTGAGGCAAGAGCTGCTGCTGGAGATTATGCTGGTGCTGCTGCTGTGTTATATGAAGTAATGGAAGCTCGTTATAATCCAAATTCTGCACCTCCTACACTTCCTGTTTTTGCAAATGCACAACAAGCTTGGGCTGGTATTTTGCAAGAAAGAAGAAAAGAATTGGCTTTCGAAGGTCACCGTTATGTTGATTTAAAACGTTTGGCTGTTAAAGCGGGTGTTACTATTGATAGAGATCCTAAAGATTGTGAATTTAACAATTCTTGTACATTCTCTAACACAGATCATAGATGGACATTACCAGTTCCTACAACAGAACTTACTGCGAATCCTCAAATTAGAGGACAGCAAAATCCTGGTTACTAA
- a CDS encoding SusC/RagA family TonB-linked outer membrane protein translates to MRSKFKWIFTLLLAFSMQFSFAQQKTVTGVITEGGLPLPGVSVLVKGTSRGTQTDVDGRYSISANQGEVLVFSSIGMKTKSVSVGASSTVSLALEPDAEDLGEVVVEGYKKTTRAKSNNAVVTVSAGKIEGRPNANFIQTLQGQVAGLNITTGSGQPGSNSTVILRGAGSINGNIEPLYIIDGVPLNVDNFRTINPNDIESVSVLKDAGATSIYGNRGANGVIVVTTKKGSFDSALEIKYQSTYGLTELQKNKYNTMGSADLLRTERAYGVGRGFGKTDDQINALANVNTNWKDVFFRTGVSQNHVLNLTSGSKNLSSFTSIAYLGQEGILNTTDLNRFNFRNNLNGRSDNKKFTYSTNVTVNYSRRNEATNVGTGGVNQNYVLGANNSLPYISPNEYVNSAQLLDLYNTSGSLALTPLFLLDKLSNDNFIARTEELKLILSGTLGYELAEGLNLGTRIGVDYTQNNSLTSQSPTSFNSLLFQVDNEFLGFQSEGFTRDVQITAVTSLKYSKTFNEKHTLDLGAYTEYNKGHYKSFNYRQDGLDPITYSPGNGSGFVGFNPQTPEFYVPTVGASKIESGMFSYFGTADYDYDSTYGIGATIRRDGSFRFTGDNQWATFWSVSGRWNINNESFMENSVFDMLKLRGSYGTTGNQLIVGQNGFNGVSLPYNLSNFGNSYNNANAYAFVQIGNPNLKWETVKQANIGLDFEVFQSRLSGSVDVYEKKTEDLYQGVPLSAVTGFTEINDNFGSLRNRGIELSVRYDVVRNATDGFKFSVYGNGSYNKNELVKLPSENGLVWDGGLTANREGDVLNQYYLVKYAGVNPANGNLLFYDKNGALTENPNDSDRVFTGKSALPVYQGAFGFDTSYKGFFIATQFTFVADIDRYDYDLSGLQDPSNLGQFNVSTDLLRAWTPTNRVTDIPSLNATNLALDSFSDRNLKDASYIRLRSLTVGYDFPQRFLDQTFIKHLRIFSQAENYVTWSKWRGWDAESTRAADQYQYPTPKILSFGLEVQF, encoded by the coding sequence ATGAGATCGAAGTTCAAATGGATTTTTACGCTTTTATTAGCGTTTTCAATGCAGTTTTCGTTCGCACAACAGAAAACTGTTACTGGTGTAATCACCGAAGGGGGATTGCCTTTACCCGGTGTAAGTGTGCTTGTTAAGGGTACTTCAAGAGGTACTCAAACCGATGTTGATGGTAGATATTCTATATCAGCTAATCAAGGTGAGGTTTTGGTTTTTAGTTCTATAGGAATGAAGACTAAATCTGTAAGTGTTGGAGCTTCAAGTACTGTTAGCTTAGCATTGGAGCCAGATGCAGAAGATTTAGGTGAGGTTGTTGTTGAAGGGTACAAAAAAACAACAAGAGCCAAGTCGAATAATGCAGTTGTTACTGTTTCGGCAGGAAAAATTGAAGGGCGTCCAAATGCAAACTTTATTCAGACTTTACAAGGTCAGGTTGCGGGTCTGAATATTACTACAGGTTCTGGTCAGCCAGGATCTAATAGTACGGTTATCTTAAGGGGAGCTGGTTCTATCAATGGTAATATTGAGCCGTTGTATATTATTGATGGTGTGCCTTTGAATGTGGACAACTTCAGGACTATTAACCCTAATGATATTGAGTCTGTGTCAGTTCTTAAAGATGCTGGGGCAACTTCTATCTATGGTAATAGAGGAGCAAATGGTGTAATTGTTGTAACAACCAAAAAAGGTAGTTTCGATTCTGCATTAGAAATAAAATACCAATCTACTTATGGACTAACTGAATTACAGAAAAATAAGTACAATACAATGGGTTCTGCTGACTTACTAAGAACAGAAAGAGCATACGGTGTTGGAAGAGGGTTTGGTAAAACAGATGATCAAATTAATGCGTTAGCTAATGTTAATACAAACTGGAAAGATGTATTTTTTAGAACAGGAGTTTCACAAAACCATGTGTTAAACCTTACTTCAGGAAGTAAAAATTTATCTTCTTTTACCTCTATTGCTTATTTAGGGCAGGAAGGTATTCTTAATACAACTGATCTGAACCGTTTCAATTTTAGAAATAACCTTAACGGAAGATCAGATAATAAGAAATTTACTTATTCTACAAATGTAACTGTAAACTACTCCAGAAGAAATGAAGCAACTAACGTTGGGACAGGTGGTGTAAATCAGAATTATGTATTAGGAGCTAATAACTCATTGCCATATATATCACCAAATGAATATGTGAACAGTGCACAATTATTAGATTTATATAATACAAGTGGTAGTTTGGCCTTAACGCCATTATTTCTATTGGATAAATTGAGTAATGATAATTTCATTGCTCGTACAGAAGAGTTAAAATTAATTTTGAGCGGAACTTTAGGCTATGAATTAGCAGAAGGTTTGAATTTAGGAACCAGAATTGGTGTTGATTATACTCAAAATAATAGCTTAACATCTCAAAGTCCAACTTCTTTCAACTCTTTGTTGTTCCAGGTTGATAATGAATTCCTTGGTTTTCAAAGTGAAGGATTTACTAGAGACGTACAAATAACTGCTGTTACAAGTTTAAAATATAGTAAGACATTCAATGAAAAGCATACTTTAGACCTTGGGGCTTATACAGAATATAATAAAGGACATTATAAGTCTTTTAATTACAGACAGGATGGTTTAGATCCTATTACATATTCTCCAGGAAACGGCAGTGGTTTTGTAGGTTTTAATCCACAAACACCTGAGTTTTATGTTCCTACAGTAGGAGCTTCTAAAATTGAAAGTGGTATGTTCTCGTATTTTGGTACTGCTGATTACGATTACGATTCTACTTATGGCATTGGTGCAACAATCAGACGTGATGGATCTTTCCGATTTACAGGAGATAATCAGTGGGCTACTTTTTGGTCTGTTTCTGGACGTTGGAATATCAATAATGAGAGCTTTATGGAAAATTCAGTATTTGATATGCTGAAATTAAGAGGTTCTTATGGTACTACAGGTAATCAATTGATCGTTGGTCAAAACGGATTTAATGGGGTTAGCTTACCTTACAACTTAAGTAATTTTGGTAACTCATATAATAATGCTAATGCATACGCTTTTGTACAGATTGGAAATCCAAATTTAAAATGGGAAACTGTAAAACAAGCTAATATTGGTTTGGATTTTGAAGTATTCCAAAGTAGATTAAGTGGTAGTGTTGACGTTTATGAGAAGAAAACAGAAGATTTGTACCAAGGGGTTCCATTATCTGCGGTAACTGGTTTTACTGAAATCAATGATAACTTTGGTTCATTGAGAAACAGAGGTATTGAATTAAGTGTTCGATATGATGTAGTACGAAATGCTACTGATGGATTTAAATTTTCTGTATACGGTAATGGTTCTTATAACAAAAATGAGTTAGTGAAATTACCAAGCGAAAACGGTTTGGTATGGGATGGTGGCTTAACGGCTAACAGAGAAGGTGATGTTTTGAATCAATACTATTTAGTTAAATATGCAGGGGTTAACCCAGCAAATGGTAACCTTTTGTTTTATGACAAAAATGGTGCTTTGACTGAAAATCCAAACGACAGTGATAGGGTATTTACAGGTAAATCTGCTTTGCCAGTTTATCAGGGTGCATTTGGATTTGATACTTCTTACAAAGGATTTTTTATTGCTACTCAATTCACTTTTGTTGCTGATATTGACAGGTATGATTATGATTTATCTGGTTTGCAAGATCCGTCTAACTTAGGACAGTTTAATGTTTCTACAGATCTTTTAAGAGCTTGGACTCCAACTAACAGAGTTACTGATATTCCTAGTTTGAATGCAACTAACTTAGCATTAGATTCTTTTTCTGACAGAAACTTAAAAGATGCTTCTTATATCAGACTTCGTAGTTTGACAGTAGGATACGATTTTCCACAAAGGTTTTTAGATCAAACATTTATTAAACATTTGAGAATTTTTAGCCAGGCAGAAAATTATGTGACTTGGTCTAAATGGCGTGGTTGGGATGCAGAAAGTACAAGAGCTGCTGACCAATACCAATATCCAACTCCAAAAATTCTTTCTTTTGGGTTAGAAGTTCAATTTTAA
- a CDS encoding ribonuclease HII translates to MLLKCYSNLTLEAGTDEAGRGCLAGPVTAAAIILPEDFKNDLLNDSKLLSEKNRDLLKPIIEASALCYSVTHIEPSIVDEINILNASIHAMQESIKKLQPIPNYIIVDGNRFKPVDNIPHSCIIKGDSKYLSIAAASVLAKTYRDEYMNMIHEEFPMYNWKQNKGYPTKEHREAIRKYGTTKYHRMSFRLLPEQLTLELTEAI, encoded by the coding sequence ATGCTTTTAAAATGTTACAGTAATTTAACATTAGAAGCCGGCACCGATGAGGCCGGGAGAGGTTGTTTGGCAGGACCGGTTACTGCAGCCGCTATTATTCTGCCGGAGGATTTTAAAAATGATCTCCTGAATGACTCCAAACTACTTTCAGAAAAAAACAGGGATTTATTGAAACCAATAATCGAAGCAAGTGCTTTGTGCTATTCCGTGACGCATATTGAACCTTCTATAGTAGATGAAATCAACATCCTGAATGCGTCGATACATGCGATGCAGGAAAGCATTAAAAAATTACAGCCTATACCTAACTATATTATTGTAGACGGTAATCGCTTTAAGCCGGTAGATAACATTCCGCACAGCTGTATCATCAAAGGAGACAGCAAATATTTAAGCATTGCAGCAGCCTCCGTATTGGCCAAAACCTACAGGGATGAATATATGAACATGATTCATGAAGAATTCCCAATGTACAATTGGAAACAAAATAAAGGCTACCCCACCAAAGAACATCGGGAAGCCATCAGAAAATATGGCACTACAAAATACCACCGTATGTCATTCCGCCTTTTACCCGAGCAATTAACACTCGAGCTTACGGAAGCAATTTAA
- the lipB gene encoding lipoyl(octanoyl) transferase LipB, protein MGNKKILLEDLGRKDYKESWEYQEKLFQGVVDLKIKNRREALELQTPNYLLLVEHPHVYTLGKSGSMDNMLLSETQLKDKGAVFYKINRGGDITYHGPGQIVGYPILDLENFFTDIHKYLRFLEEVIILTLAEYGITGTRSDGETGVWLDAGTPFARKICALGVRASRWVTMHGFAFNVNSDMGYFDHIIPCGIRGKAVASLNIELGVEKVDEAEVKSKLLKHFSTLFEAEFIEMAKTE, encoded by the coding sequence ATGGGTAATAAAAAAATTTTATTAGAAGATTTAGGTCGTAAGGATTATAAAGAGAGCTGGGAATACCAGGAAAAATTATTCCAGGGTGTGGTGGATCTAAAAATCAAAAACCGGAGAGAAGCATTGGAACTGCAAACGCCGAACTATTTGCTGTTGGTGGAACATCCGCATGTGTATACTTTAGGCAAGAGTGGAAGTATGGATAATATGCTCCTAAGCGAAACGCAACTAAAAGATAAAGGAGCTGTTTTTTATAAGATCAACAGAGGTGGGGATATTACGTACCATGGCCCGGGTCAAATCGTAGGCTATCCTATTTTGGATTTAGAGAATTTTTTTACAGACATCCATAAATACCTTCGCTTTTTGGAAGAGGTGATCATACTGACTTTGGCAGAATACGGAATAACCGGAACAAGGAGTGATGGGGAAACTGGAGTTTGGCTGGATGCCGGCACACCGTTTGCGCGAAAAATTTGTGCTTTGGGAGTCCGTGCTTCCCGTTGGGTTACTATGCATGGTTTTGCATTCAATGTGAATTCTGATATGGGTTATTTTGATCATATCATCCCTTGTGGTATCCGCGGTAAAGCAGTTGCGTCCTTAAATATAGAATTAGGTGTCGAAAAGGTTGATGAGGCAGAAGTAAAATCAAAATTGCTGAAGCATTTCAGTACTTTGTTTGAAGCGGAGTTTATTGAAATGGCTAAAACGGAGTAA